One genomic window of Ruminococcus gauvreauii includes the following:
- a CDS encoding MobC family plasmid mobilization relaxosome protein produces MANRTRNFVLRVPVTPEERALIQQKMAQLHTKNFSAYARKMLIDGYIVHMDTSDIRAQTAELQKIGANVNQIARRINSTGIVYAQDIEDIKGALAKIWQLQRYILSSQR; encoded by the coding sequence ATGGCAAACCGAACACGAAACTTTGTGCTGCGTGTCCCTGTGACGCCGGAAGAACGGGCCTTGATCCAGCAGAAAATGGCCCAGCTCCACACAAAGAACTTTTCCGCCTATGCCCGGAAAATGCTTATTGACGGGTATATCGTCCACATGGACACCAGCGACATCCGGGCGCAGACCGCCGAGCTGCAAAAGATCGGCGCCAATGTCAATCAGATTGCCCGGCGTATCAACAGTACCGGGATTGTGTACGCGCAGGACATTGAGGACATCAAAGGAGCGCTGGCGAAGATATGGCAGTTACAAAGATACATCCTATCAAGTCAACGCTGA